One window of Candidatus Regiella endosymbiont of Tuberolachnus salignus genomic DNA carries:
- the pyrC gene encoding dihydroorotase, which yields MTTKSKELKIRRPDDWHLHLRDNDILKTVLPYTSQVFARAIVMPNLEEPITTVDKAIAYKNRILAALPCGHKFTPLMTCYLTNSTLPEELEKGFKENVFTAAKLYPANATTNSNQGVTDIPALYPLFEKMQELGMPLLVHGEVTNKEIDIFDREARFIDDILEPIRKKCPTLKIVFEHITTAEAVDYVLAGGDCIAATITPQHLMFNRNDMLVGGIRPHLYCLPILKRSRHQEALRAAVASGSNRFFLGTDSAPHTKDRKESACGCAGIFNAPVALPIYATVFEELNALEHLEAFCSRNGPHFYGLDPNEDVITLVKTPSPLQPIEINTGKTSIIPFLAGQKMDWSINNN from the coding sequence ATGACTACAAAGTCCAAAGAATTAAAAATTCGCCGCCCAGATGACTGGCACCTGCACTTACGTGATAATGACATACTCAAAACCGTTCTGCCTTACACCAGTCAGGTTTTTGCTCGGGCAATAGTGATGCCAAATTTAGAAGAGCCGATCACAACCGTTGATAAGGCGATAGCTTATAAAAATCGTATTTTGGCTGCACTCCCTTGCGGACATAAGTTCACGCCATTAATGACATGCTATCTAACAAACAGCACACTGCCCGAGGAACTGGAGAAAGGTTTTAAAGAAAACGTTTTTACTGCTGCTAAGCTTTATCCTGCTAACGCCACCACCAATTCTAATCAGGGCGTGACTGATATTCCTGCTCTCTATCCGTTATTTGAAAAAATGCAAGAACTGGGGATGCCCCTGTTGGTTCATGGTGAAGTAACAAACAAAGAAATAGATATTTTTGATCGTGAGGCACGATTTATCGACGACATATTAGAGCCCATTCGTAAAAAATGTCCCACATTAAAAATCGTATTTGAGCATATCACCACCGCAGAAGCCGTTGATTATGTCTTAGCTGGAGGCGATTGTATTGCCGCGACCATTACCCCACAACATTTGATGTTTAATCGTAATGATATGTTGGTTGGCGGTATTCGTCCTCATCTATATTGTTTGCCGATATTAAAACGCAGTCGCCACCAAGAAGCATTGCGGGCGGCCGTCGCCAGTGGCAGCAATCGTTTTTTTCTTGGTACTGACTCCGCTCCCCATACCAAAGATCGTAAAGAATCAGCCTGTGGCTGTGCGGGAATATTTAATGCCCCTGTCGCATTGCCCATTTACGCCACGGTATTTGAAGAACTAAACGCGCTGGAACATTTAGAAGCATTTTGTTCACGCAATGGCCCTCATTTTTATGGCTTGGATCCAAACGAAGATGTTATTACATTAGTAAAAACACCTTCGCCACTCCAGCCGATAGAAATCAATACAGGAAAAACCTCTATTATTCCTTTCTTAGCCGGGCAAAAGATGGATTGGTCAATTAATAACAATTAA